One window of Fusobacterium polymorphum genomic DNA carries:
- a CDS encoding MmcQ/YjbR family DNA-binding protein, producing the protein MRELKDFIKDKKIDLKKLEEFGFKLKDNSYYYDTSLLKNQFKMTIKINLDNSIFTEIIDTETNEPYVLHLLEMKRSGYSEKVYKAYSQILEKIQKECFEDEIFKANYTKEIVAYIKNKYRDELEFLWEKSPKNGVVRRKSSNKWYAVILTISKRKLNLDSDEIIEVINLHNSPEEIEKLIDYKKYFPAYHMNKKYWCTICLDGTVELKEIYKLIDISYELAK; encoded by the coding sequence ATGAGAGAACTAAAAGATTTTATTAAAGATAAAAAAATAGATTTGAAAAAGCTTGAAGAATTTGGTTTTAAATTAAAAGATAATTCTTATTATTATGATACTTCTTTATTAAAAAATCAATTTAAGATGACTATTAAAATTAATTTAGATAATTCAATTTTTACTGAAATTATTGATACAGAAACTAATGAACCTTATGTTTTACATCTTTTAGAAATGAAAAGAAGTGGTTATAGTGAAAAAGTCTATAAAGCATACAGCCAAATTTTAGAAAAAATACAGAAAGAGTGTTTTGAAGATGAGATATTTAAAGCTAATTACACAAAAGAAATTGTAGCTTATATTAAGAATAAATATAGAGATGAATTGGAATTTCTATGGGAAAAATCTCCTAAAAATGGAGTTGTTCGTAGAAAATCTAGTAATAAATGGTATGCAGTAATACTGACTATATCTAAAAGAAAACTTAACTTAGATAGTGACGAAATTATTGAAGTAATTAATCTTCATAATAGTCCAGAAGAAATTGAAAAACTCATAGATTATAAGAAATACTTTCCAGCCTATCATATGAATAAAAAATATTGGTGTACAATTTGTCTTGATGGAACAGTTGAACTGAAGGAAATTTATAAGTTGATAGATATTAGTTATGAATTGGCAAAGTAA